The following proteins come from a genomic window of Mariniflexile sp. TRM1-10:
- a CDS encoding ankyrin repeat domain-containing protein, with protein MRYVFFIVNIMFFLSSCEHSNPAFRFSNFYGTPAETLVKAIKSNDVEGIRQEVLKKHVDINFEDEEYEVSLLALAIANNKKDAFEELLRLGANPNIDNSSCVSPLKSAIRYNHNCDTFFIKKILEYGANITPRFPSKCNQAYDPIPETILHYNEESKVKCGFAILKLLTSKLNNPDLLSLYNSPEDYQENIIYNCLEDRNLSALKYLIVDLKFKVPEKIFIDGTVLLHYQGYKSLDEILKSREFSFNEPNKFREKAKDEILNYLKKE; from the coding sequence ATGAGATATGTGTTTTTTATAGTTAATATCATGTTTTTTTTAAGTTCTTGTGAACATAGTAACCCAGCCTTTAGATTTTCAAATTTTTATGGTACACCTGCAGAAACCCTTGTTAAAGCAATAAAAAGTAATGATGTAGAGGGGATTAGACAAGAAGTATTAAAAAAACATGTTGATATTAATTTTGAAGATGAAGAATATGAAGTATCCTTACTTGCATTAGCTATCGCTAATAACAAAAAAGATGCTTTTGAAGAATTATTAAGGCTTGGAGCTAATCCCAATATTGATAATTCTTCTTGTGTGAGCCCCTTAAAATCAGCCATAAGATACAATCATAATTGTGATACTTTTTTTATTAAAAAAATATTAGAGTATGGTGCAAATATTACGCCTAGATTTCCTAGTAAATGTAATCAAGCATACGATCCGATACCCGAAACAATATTACACTACAATGAAGAAAGTAAAGTGAAATGTGGTTTTGCGATTTTAAAGTTATTGACCTCAAAGCTAAACAACCCTGACTTATTATCTTTGTACAATAGTCCTGAAGATTATCAGGAAAATATTATTTATAATTGTTTAGAAGACAGGAATTTAAGTGCTTTAAAGTATTTAATAGTTGATTTAAAGTTTAAAGTTCCAGAAAAAATATTTATAGACGGTACTGTATTGCTGCATTATCAAGGGTATAAATCTTTAGATGAGATTCTTAAAAGCAGGGAATTTTCGTTTAATGAGCCCAATAAATTTAGAGAAAAGGCTAAGGACGAAATCTTGAATTATTTAAAAAAGGAATAA
- a CDS encoding fibronectin type III domain-containing protein, translating to MKKLLLLVATLCFFNCDDIIEVVDISEETVTVLAPRDGVLVDEASVTFTWDAVEEAESYKIQIAKPSFEAATQIVTDSTVTSTFFNRLLDSGNYEWRIRAENSGYATLFTTQKFTVSAPDPVDITNEQLVILTPTDGNTFLTTDTINFSWETIEGADQYVIQIATPDFDNPVETIKDETITNTSFSVSNLSANTYKFRVKAKNSGFETGYMEIGFTVNE from the coding sequence ATGAAAAAACTACTATTATTAGTTGCAACACTGTGCTTTTTCAATTGTGATGACATTATTGAAGTCGTAGATATTTCAGAAGAAACCGTAACGGTTTTAGCGCCTAGGGACGGTGTGCTGGTAGACGAAGCCAGTGTTACATTTACTTGGGATGCCGTTGAAGAAGCCGAAAGCTATAAAATACAAATAGCAAAACCAAGTTTTGAAGCTGCCACACAAATAGTAACGGACTCTACCGTAACGAGCACTTTTTTTAATAGACTACTGGATTCCGGTAATTATGAGTGGCGCATACGGGCGGAAAACTCAGGTTATGCAACACTGTTCACAACCCAAAAATTCACGGTTTCTGCACCAGACCCTGTCGATATTACAAATGAGCAACTGGTTATTTTGACTCCAACAGATGGGAATACCTTCTTAACAACCGACACCATCAATTTTTCTTGGGAAACAATTGAAGGCGCAGACCAATATGTGATACAAATAGCCACCCCGGATTTTGATAACCCTGTAGAAACCATTAAGGATGAAACCATAACAAATACTAGCTTTTCAGTTTCCAATTTGAGTGCAAACACATATAAATTTAGAGTAAAAGCTAAAAACTCTGGTTTTGAAACGGGTTATATGGAAATTGGGTTTACGGTGAATGAATAG